The following are encoded together in the Lathyrus oleraceus cultivar Zhongwan6 chromosome 3, CAAS_Psat_ZW6_1.0, whole genome shotgun sequence genome:
- the LOC127132261 gene encoding zinc finger A20 and AN1 domain-containing stress-associated protein 6-like: MVPLLCVNGCGFYGSSSNNNLCSKCYNDYLKENIEKSNDESFVFESTSSCSSMTPNTDSICEAMAATSLTDNQNIKTEKNRCKSCNKKVGLLGFNCRCGNVFCKMHRYPEEHACKVDLKKIGRQILDKQNPLCVSDKLEHRV; this comes from the coding sequence ATGGTTCCATTGCTTTGTGTCAATGGTTGTGGTTTCTACGGTTCTTCTTCAAACAACAATCTCTGCTCAAAGTGTTACAATGATTATCTCAAAGAAAACATTGAAAAGTCAAATGATGAAAGCTTTGTTTTTGAATCAACATCTTCTTGTTCTTCAATGACCCCTAATACTGATAGTATCTGTGAGGCTATGGCAGCTACTTCTCTTACCGACAATCAAAACATAAAGACAGAGAAAAATAGGTGCAAGAGTTGCAACAAAAAAGTGGGACTATTAGGATTTAATTGTCGTTGTGGAAATGTATTTTGTAAAATGCATAGATATCCTGAAGAACATGCATGCAAGGTGGATTTAAAGAAGATTGGTCGTCAAATATTAGATAAACAAAATCCTTTATGTGTGAGTGATAAATTAGAACACCGAGTTTAG